From a region of the Paenibacillus sp. FSL R10-2734 genome:
- a CDS encoding response regulator transcription factor, with amino-acid sequence MNTNYLIAVVDDDQHIRNLVEAYLQKENYRTIGLGSAEEAWTLWQTSPPDMWVLDVMLPGMDGYEFCRRIRNEAEVPIIMISARDNEVDKILGLELGSDDYLVKPFSPRELVARIKRQLQRWYKMSNLVEPASSSPQTPTHISVSHLQLLLEDRRVFWHGKEIDLTSKEFTLLKVFAASPNRAFTRDELLTHVWGDDYFGSDRAVDHLIKRMRKKLDLLPIEAVWGHGYRMRIEEGVEIDEASTSD; translated from the coding sequence ATGAATACCAACTATCTCATTGCCGTAGTAGACGATGATCAACATATACGTAATCTTGTAGAAGCATATTTACAAAAAGAAAATTACCGCACGATCGGCCTTGGCAGCGCTGAGGAAGCATGGACCTTATGGCAGACAAGCCCACCGGATATGTGGGTGCTCGACGTTATGCTGCCCGGCATGGACGGGTACGAATTTTGTCGGCGAATTCGTAATGAAGCCGAAGTGCCAATCATTATGATCTCTGCAAGAGACAATGAAGTGGATAAAATATTAGGCTTGGAGCTTGGCAGTGATGATTATCTGGTCAAGCCATTTAGCCCTCGAGAGCTAGTTGCTCGCATTAAACGCCAGTTACAACGGTGGTATAAAATGAGTAATCTAGTAGAACCCGCAAGTAGTAGTCCACAAACACCAACACATATTTCAGTTAGCCATCTACAGTTATTACTGGAGGACAGACGTGTGTTCTGGCATGGAAAGGAGATTGACCTCACCAGCAAAGAATTCACCCTTCTAAAAGTATTCGCAGCTTCTCCCAACCGCGCATTTACAAGAGATGAGCTACTAACCCATGTTTGGGGAGATGACTATTTCGGGAGCGATCGTGCCGTGGACCATTTAATTAAACGAATGCGGAAAAAGCTAGATCTGCTGCCGATTGAAGCCGTATGGGGACATGGCTATCGCATGCGTATTGAGGAGGGAGTGGAGATCGATGAAGCTAGCACATCAGATTAA
- a CDS encoding PLP-dependent aminotransferase family protein, whose translation MYKYSELINDLELQITEDTYREGDKLPSIRELALRYDCNKSTVIRALQDLQDKHLIYAASKSGYYVMKRSGERKEEGAYLIDFTASAPDPDIFPYLDFQHCINKAIDMYRKDLFIYGTPQGLPSLIREMQRQLASYQVFADPKQIFITSGVQQALGLLTRIPFPNGRERVLIEQPSYPLFMEYLKTYDIETEGIQRSDNGVDLNELERLFRTGEFKFFYTVPRFHNPLGVSYTRNQKKAIAQLAAKYDVYIVEDDYMADLEQDAKQDPIYAYDNTSHVIYLKSFSKIIFPGLRVGVAVLPEVLCESFNRFKRLMDIDSSMLSQAALELYLKSGMFERHRKKLRSCYGKRSKLLHDSIMREVNAVSEQHYSYVPASQLGVHTYLKLEDNIRAEQMIKRLQKKSIIVELADSGYLASFDKKERILKLNVSSVKEPDISSGIEQVIREIR comes from the coding sequence ATATATAAGTACTCAGAATTAATCAACGATCTGGAATTACAAATTACTGAGGATACGTATCGTGAAGGTGACAAGCTACCATCCATCCGGGAGCTGGCGCTACGTTATGATTGCAATAAGAGCACGGTTATTCGTGCACTCCAAGACCTTCAGGATAAACACTTGATCTACGCTGCTTCAAAGAGTGGATATTATGTTATGAAGCGCAGTGGGGAGCGAAAAGAAGAAGGTGCCTACTTGATTGATTTTACGGCATCTGCACCGGACCCGGATATTTTTCCGTATCTGGATTTTCAACATTGTATCAATAAAGCGATCGATATGTACCGTAAGGACCTGTTTATCTATGGAACGCCGCAGGGGCTGCCGTCCCTTATCCGTGAAATGCAGCGACAACTGGCCTCTTATCAGGTATTTGCTGATCCGAAGCAGATTTTTATTACCTCTGGTGTGCAGCAGGCCCTTGGACTTCTGACTCGAATTCCCTTTCCGAATGGCAGGGAGCGTGTGCTAATTGAACAGCCGAGTTACCCACTGTTTATGGAATATTTGAAGACTTACGACATCGAGACAGAGGGGATACAGCGTTCGGATAATGGGGTGGATTTGAATGAATTAGAGCGGTTATTTAGGACGGGGGAGTTCAAGTTCTTCTATACCGTTCCACGGTTTCATAATCCGCTAGGCGTCTCCTATACCCGCAATCAGAAGAAAGCTATCGCCCAGCTTGCAGCTAAATACGATGTGTATATTGTAGAGGATGACTACATGGCAGATCTGGAGCAGGATGCAAAGCAAGATCCGATCTATGCCTACGATAATACCTCACATGTGATTTATTTAAAAAGCTTCTCCAAGATCATTTTCCCAGGTCTACGCGTCGGTGTGGCCGTACTTCCCGAGGTGCTCTGTGAGTCCTTTAACCGATTCAAAAGACTGATGGATATAGACAGCTCCATGCTATCCCAGGCTGCCTTAGAGTTGTATTTGAAAAGTGGAATGTTCGAGCGGCACCGAAAAAAGCTGCGTTCCTGCTACGGAAAAAGATCAAAGCTTCTCCATGATTCGATCATGAGGGAGGTAAATGCGGTGTCTGAACAGCATTATTCTTATGTTCCTGCCAGTCAGCTTGGCGTGCATACGTATCTGAAATTAGAGGATAACATTAGAGCGGAACAGATGATCAAACGGCTGCAAAAAAAGTCCATTATAGTGGAGTTGGCGGATAGCGGTTACCTTGCCTCTTTTGATAAAAAAGAGAGAATTCTAAAGCTCAATGTATCTAGTGTAAAGGAGCCTGATATTTCCTCAGGCATTGAACAGGTCATTCGAGAAATACGCTGA
- a CDS encoding 6-phospho-beta-glucosidase: MATNQGLKIAVIGGGSSYTPELVEGFILHYKELPVRELWLVDIEPGLRKLNIVGNLAKRMVEKSGLPIEVHLTTDRRKAIEGADFVSTQMRVGMLDARARDESIPLKYGVIGQETTGPGGMMKALRTIPVILDVCRDIEELAPNAWLLNFTNPAGMVTEAVLKYSNVKSIGLCNAPIGLIKQVSSKYNVAADRVYAEFVGLNHLHWITRIDVEGEDKLDDMLTEGYSAKNVPAREWNPEFLQSLRAVPSYYLKYFYMTDAMLEEQMESFKQGINRAEVVKRVEEELFELYANLELSEKPKQLEQRGGAFYSEAAVNLMRSLYNGSNDIQTLNVANRGILNFLPDDASIEVNCVVTKNGPLPLPLTKIPPMAKGLIHAVKTYEQLAIDAAVTGDRALALQAMVHHPLVPSVDVAVRMLDEMLEANKEFLPNFFAN, encoded by the coding sequence TTGGCAACTAATCAAGGATTAAAGATCGCAGTTATCGGTGGGGGTTCTTCGTATACACCCGAATTGGTAGAGGGATTTATTCTTCATTACAAAGAGCTTCCTGTTCGTGAACTATGGCTTGTAGACATCGAGCCTGGACTCCGCAAGCTGAATATCGTTGGAAATCTCGCTAAGCGTATGGTTGAGAAATCCGGACTTCCGATTGAAGTTCATCTCACTACAGACCGCCGGAAGGCTATCGAAGGTGCGGACTTCGTCAGCACTCAAATGCGTGTCGGCATGCTTGATGCCCGCGCACGTGATGAATCAATTCCCCTTAAATATGGTGTTATTGGTCAAGAAACGACAGGCCCTGGCGGAATGATGAAAGCTCTGCGTACGATCCCAGTCATTCTGGATGTGTGTCGTGATATTGAAGAGCTAGCTCCTAACGCATGGCTGCTCAATTTCACCAATCCTGCAGGGATGGTCACTGAGGCTGTTCTGAAATACTCCAACGTGAAGAGTATCGGTCTCTGTAATGCACCTATCGGCCTGATCAAGCAAGTATCATCCAAGTATAACGTAGCTGCAGACCGTGTTTATGCTGAATTTGTTGGTCTTAATCACCTACACTGGATTACTCGAATCGATGTTGAAGGCGAAGATAAGCTGGATGACATGCTCACTGAAGGTTACAGTGCTAAGAACGTACCCGCCCGAGAGTGGAATCCTGAATTCTTACAATCTCTTCGTGCCGTGCCTTCCTACTACTTGAAATATTTCTATATGACGGATGCCATGCTCGAAGAGCAGATGGAATCATTTAAGCAAGGTATCAACCGCGCTGAAGTCGTCAAACGCGTAGAAGAAGAGCTATTTGAGCTATACGCCAATCTAGAGCTAAGCGAGAAGCCGAAACAGCTGGAACAACGCGGTGGTGCTTTCTATTCAGAAGCGGCAGTGAATCTTATGAGATCACTCTACAACGGATCAAACGACATCCAGACCCTGAATGTTGCTAACCGCGGCATACTGAACTTCTTGCCAGATGACGCAAGTATTGAAGTCAACTGTGTCGTCACCAAGAACGGCCCACTGCCTCTACCACTGACCAAGATTCCACCGATGGCCAAAGGACTCATTCATGCTGTAAAAACTTATGAGCAGCTAGCTATTGATGCCGCTGTAACCGGTGATCGTGCGCTTGCTCTTCAGGCAATGGTGCATCATCCACTCGTTCCATCTGTAGATGTGGCGGTTCGTATGCTGGATGAAATGCTGGAAGCTAATAAAGAGTTCTTGCCGAACTTTTTTGCCAATTAA
- a CDS encoding DMT family transporter gives MNISSTQKAIVAAVLNAVIVGFSFIFVKMALTVSDPFDTLAHRFTLSFLAASLFTFPGWGRVKFGISKAAVVIPLALLYPSLYFTLQAFGLLHTTSAVAGIIQATMPIFTIILAAMFLKETTSGFQKISTLISVAGIILIFAIPGVSISSSSLWGVLLILISALSLAGYNVAARKLTRTWSPKELTYMITLFGFIFFNGLSIIKHGSAGTLNQYFTPFQEPKFIYSMIYLGVLSSLVTSSLSNYALSRMEASRVSIFGSLSTVVSILGGVLLLNEQLEWYHWTGTVMIIAGVIGVNARKKVRVQEKGEDGSE, from the coding sequence ATGAATATTTCTTCTACTCAAAAAGCGATAGTAGCTGCTGTCTTGAATGCTGTTATTGTCGGATTTTCTTTTATATTTGTAAAAATGGCCTTAACCGTCTCTGACCCCTTCGATACGTTAGCTCACCGCTTCACGTTATCTTTCCTTGCCGCTTCGTTATTTACTTTTCCAGGGTGGGGGCGGGTGAAGTTTGGTATATCCAAGGCAGCAGTGGTAATCCCACTTGCTCTACTATACCCATCGTTGTATTTTACGCTTCAGGCGTTTGGACTTCTGCATACAACATCTGCTGTGGCGGGCATTATTCAGGCGACTATGCCCATCTTCACCATCATTTTGGCAGCGATGTTCTTGAAGGAAACTACGAGCGGCTTCCAGAAGATCTCCACCTTAATCTCGGTTGCAGGCATCATTCTTATCTTTGCCATTCCGGGTGTGAGTATTTCTTCCTCTAGTCTGTGGGGCGTCTTACTCATCCTAATCTCAGCGCTATCCCTTGCCGGTTATAATGTCGCGGCGCGGAAGTTAACACGTACCTGGAGTCCCAAGGAACTCACCTATATGATTACTTTATTCGGCTTTATATTTTTCAATGGACTGTCGATCATTAAGCATGGTTCGGCGGGAACCTTGAATCAATATTTCACACCTTTTCAGGAGCCTAAATTCATATACTCCATGATCTATCTCGGCGTACTCTCCTCCCTCGTGACTTCCTCCCTCTCCAACTACGCTTTATCACGGATGGAGGCTTCACGCGTGAGCATCTTCGGCAGTCTTTCGACGGTCGTCTCTATTCTTGGCGGTGTACTTCTGCTGAATGAACAGCTGGAATGGTACCATTGGACCGGTACGGTGATGATTATCGCCGGGGTGATCGGAGTGAATGCGCGGAAGAAGGTAAGGGTTCAAGAAAAGGGCGAGGATGGATCGGAATAG
- a CDS encoding polysaccharide deacetylase family protein: MSAKAVWKGDINQALCAFTFDDGPSQLPVEFWLDVLEEEGAVGTFFFTGEWMDRYPEKARLILSRGHVLAPHTYHHRRMAQVPKAVFLEQLKLTELAYQDATGLPSPNFMRFPYCSYREENLDWLIEWGNYLDIEGVDCGDWSGISAEEIVARVEPTLENGTIVVMHSNDVAKGSPDALRALIRIAKQRGLESVGVPEILGSIGVEVNYRPWKIVVDVPAELDHPVEKWIPLENSKQLADLATQTTEWNIPQYTLHFTSEKEWLEHLESPLEEVGVTEDRELFTIRQFDGSYWGYVRAGVVDNTLVLLDYAAKEAQADTLVYLLRWAADTSIRLGLTRIEARLNIRKMSEMCGQLGWQSEIVEDQ; the protein is encoded by the coding sequence ATGTCAGCTAAAGCGGTTTGGAAAGGCGATATCAACCAAGCACTATGCGCATTTACATTTGATGATGGACCTTCCCAGCTTCCCGTTGAATTTTGGCTTGATGTTTTGGAGGAGGAAGGTGCTGTCGGCACCTTTTTCTTCACTGGGGAATGGATGGATCGGTATCCAGAGAAGGCGAGATTAATCCTCTCCCGAGGTCATGTACTTGCTCCGCATACGTATCATCATCGGCGAATGGCCCAAGTACCAAAGGCGGTATTCTTAGAGCAGTTGAAGCTAACCGAGCTGGCATATCAGGACGCAACGGGTCTTCCGTCTCCGAATTTCATGCGTTTTCCATACTGCTCCTACCGGGAAGAGAATCTCGATTGGCTGATAGAATGGGGCAATTATCTGGATATTGAAGGCGTTGATTGCGGAGATTGGTCAGGTATTTCTGCAGAAGAGATCGTTGCCAGAGTTGAACCTACGCTTGAGAATGGAACCATTGTAGTCATGCATAGTAATGATGTTGCAAAAGGTTCACCGGATGCACTGAGAGCACTTATTCGGATCGCCAAGCAAAGAGGTTTGGAAAGTGTTGGCGTACCTGAGATCCTAGGGTCCATTGGCGTAGAAGTAAACTACAGACCTTGGAAAATCGTCGTAGACGTTCCGGCTGAGCTAGATCACCCAGTGGAAAAATGGATACCTTTAGAAAATAGCAAGCAGCTTGCCGACCTCGCGACCCAGACGACCGAGTGGAACATTCCGCAATACACACTGCATTTCACTTCTGAAAAGGAGTGGCTGGAGCATCTGGAGAGTCCGCTAGAAGAGGTTGGAGTTACAGAGGATCGTGAGTTGTTTACTATACGGCAATTTGATGGCAGCTATTGGGGATATGTACGTGCCGGTGTCGTAGACAATACCCTTGTATTATTAGATTATGCGGCTAAAGAAGCGCAGGCTGATACCTTGGTGTACTTACTTCGCTGGGCTGCTGATACTTCGATCAGACTGGGCTTAACCCGGATCGAGGCTAGGCTGAATATTCGCAAAATGAGCGAGATGTGCGGACAGTTAGGCTGGCAGTCAGAGATTGTAGAAGATCAATAA
- a CDS encoding MATE family efflux transporter, with protein sequence MEPNVNVNTKRSVRFLEKYFSGDTLDYRHIIALFIPVLVDQAFIVGLNLMNTAMISSSGVAAISAVNMIDSLNLFLISVFIAVSTGGTVVVAQYKGSGNGLMVSKAAAGATSSVSLMAFSIGMFGILFHNPLLNLLFGSASPEVMHNARIYLIGSCISYLGIAVVEAVCGALRGIGRTRASLALSLIMNLVYVLLNLVFINLLHMGVLGMTISINIARYLGAICALYYLFRMDNELHIRIRDLLVIQFSMFKKIMSIGMPFAAEQMFFNGGKILTQIFIVSLGTYALATNAIASSFAWIMQIPANALSLTIITVVGQCMGNNNVKDARKFIKSFLVAASLSFLLMGLLVMPFFHPIVSMFHPPAEIVGDIFMIVLINTIVQIPLWSISFITPSALRAAGDSKFTSMVSMLTMWLFRVVLGYILGIVLNFGLLGVWLAMNCEWGIRGFIFLRRFMGKKWVQHRVI encoded by the coding sequence ATGGAGCCTAATGTAAATGTAAATACGAAGCGAAGTGTGCGGTTTCTTGAGAAATATTTTTCAGGTGATACGTTAGATTATCGCCATATCATTGCTTTATTCATCCCAGTTCTGGTGGATCAGGCCTTTATAGTGGGGCTAAATCTAATGAATACTGCCATGATCAGCTCGTCGGGTGTGGCAGCTATCAGTGCTGTGAATATGATTGATTCCCTTAATCTTTTTCTCATTAGTGTGTTTATCGCGGTATCAACAGGTGGGACGGTTGTCGTAGCGCAGTATAAAGGAAGCGGTAATGGCCTTATGGTGTCAAAAGCTGCCGCAGGTGCTACTTCATCAGTTTCCCTTATGGCATTTTCTATTGGTATGTTTGGTATTCTTTTTCATAATCCACTGTTGAACTTACTATTTGGATCGGCCTCACCGGAGGTTATGCACAATGCCCGAATCTATTTGATCGGGAGCTGTATCTCCTATCTTGGTATAGCTGTGGTAGAGGCAGTGTGTGGTGCTCTTCGTGGAATAGGAAGGACGAGAGCCTCGCTTGCGCTATCGCTAATTATGAATTTAGTTTACGTCCTCTTGAATCTCGTATTTATTAACCTTTTGCATATGGGCGTTCTGGGAATGACCATTTCTATAAATATAGCTAGGTATTTGGGAGCGATATGTGCACTGTATTATCTGTTCCGGATGGACAATGAACTGCATATTCGAATTCGTGACTTATTGGTTATCCAATTTTCCATGTTCAAAAAAATAATGTCTATTGGTATGCCATTTGCGGCGGAGCAGATGTTCTTTAATGGTGGTAAGATTCTGACACAAATCTTTATTGTCAGTCTCGGTACCTACGCGCTTGCGACCAATGCTATCGCTTCTTCCTTTGCGTGGATTATGCAAATTCCGGCTAATGCGCTGTCGTTGACGATTATTACAGTAGTCGGACAGTGTATGGGGAATAACAACGTTAAGGATGCTCGGAAATTTATTAAATCGTTTCTCGTAGCAGCGTCCCTTTCCTTTCTGTTGATGGGATTGTTGGTTATGCCTTTCTTCCATCCAATAGTGTCCATGTTCCATCCACCTGCCGAGATTGTGGGAGATATATTCATGATTGTACTCATCAATACAATCGTGCAAATACCACTGTGGTCAATTAGCTTCATTACACCATCAGCGCTTAGAGCAGCGGGTGATTCCAAGTTTACATCCATGGTTTCGATGCTGACTATGTGGTTGTTCCGCGTAGTGCTCGGGTACATCTTAGGTATTGTTCTGAATTTCGGTCTTCTTGGGGTTTGGTTAGCTATGAACTGTGAGTGGGGAATTAGAGGATTTATATTCCTCCGGCGCTTTATGGGCAAGAAGTGGGTTCAGCATCGCGTCATATAG
- a CDS encoding HAMP domain-containing sensor histidine kinase translates to MKLAHQINLAFSIALVLLLSITAVVIHFVLLNHFVGTQKAELQTISSAMSATMIQGNTYMGDIGTELHALPAIIPSVGSASVEAVLTDETGKVLSTSPKMSAIAIDSNAQFVTGQTSDLQSIWNGTDTRYITEVKATPMGTLTLLTPMSAVTTIEQALFKRLLIVFAAAGAFMFLFGLFITKKLIQPLMKLQQELKKVKERHFSEVKLIKAGGEIGAVAQSVYDMAGELNRFNHVQKQFFQNASHELKTPLMSISGYAEGIKDGIFEGESIDKGLDIIMSESGRLKKLVTEMTLLAKLDSEEDIFRTSEISLDDLVVETVERMNPLLMKKGLTLHVSYDDCESLLVRADRDKLLQALLNVVSNATRYADQHIYIHASIKEGQVLLSVSDDGPGISEDLLPYLFHRFVKGKDGESGLGLAISRAIVERSGGLITAGNRKNGGAVITMGFPALSPT, encoded by the coding sequence ATGAAGCTAGCACATCAGATTAATTTAGCTTTTAGCATTGCCTTGGTACTGCTCCTTTCTATTACCGCTGTTGTGATCCATTTTGTGCTGCTCAATCATTTTGTTGGAACACAAAAGGCAGAGTTACAAACCATCAGCTCTGCCATGTCAGCCACTATGATTCAGGGGAACACATACATGGGCGACATTGGAACTGAACTCCATGCGTTACCCGCGATCATTCCTTCTGTAGGCAGTGCAAGCGTGGAGGCTGTTCTCACCGATGAGACAGGCAAAGTCTTGTCCACCTCACCAAAGATGAGTGCAATCGCAATAGACTCCAATGCTCAGTTTGTCACAGGCCAAACCTCTGATCTCCAGAGCATTTGGAATGGAACAGATACAAGGTATATAACTGAAGTGAAGGCTACGCCGATGGGCACGCTAACTCTGCTTACACCTATGAGCGCAGTCACAACAATTGAACAAGCTTTGTTCAAAAGATTACTCATCGTTTTCGCTGCTGCAGGCGCATTTATGTTCCTGTTTGGTCTTTTTATCACGAAAAAGCTAATCCAGCCTCTTATGAAGCTGCAGCAAGAGCTAAAAAAGGTAAAGGAACGCCACTTCTCAGAGGTTAAGCTGATCAAAGCTGGTGGAGAGATTGGCGCAGTTGCGCAATCGGTATATGACATGGCTGGTGAGTTGAATCGATTTAACCATGTGCAGAAGCAATTTTTTCAGAATGCCTCTCATGAATTAAAGACTCCACTAATGTCTATCTCTGGTTATGCTGAAGGGATCAAGGATGGAATCTTCGAAGGGGAAAGCATCGATAAAGGTCTGGATATTATTATGAGTGAGAGCGGTCGTCTGAAGAAACTAGTTACGGAAATGACCTTGCTTGCGAAGCTAGATAGTGAAGAAGATATATTTAGAACTAGCGAGATCTCTCTCGACGATTTAGTCGTAGAAACGGTTGAACGCATGAACCCTCTTTTGATGAAAAAAGGGCTGACCCTACATGTATCTTACGATGATTGCGAGTCACTCCTGGTCCGGGCCGATAGAGATAAGCTGTTGCAAGCACTTCTTAATGTTGTTTCCAATGCAACTCGTTATGCAGACCAGCATATCTACATTCATGCTTCGATTAAAGAGGGCCAGGTTCTGCTATCCGTTAGCGATGATGGCCCTGGTATTTCAGAGGATCTGCTTCCCTACCTGTTTCACCGATTTGTAAAAGGAAAGGATGGCGAATCAGGACTAGGACTAGCCATATCCCGTGCGATCGTCGAGCGCTCCGGAGGTCTGATCACAGCGGGGAATCGTAAGAATGGCGGTGCAGTAATCACCATGGGATTCCCTGCGCTCTCTCCTACCTAG
- a CDS encoding FAD-dependent oxidoreductase: protein MNKFDAIIIGFGKGGKTLATELANRKWKVAVIERSKEMYGGTCINIACIPTKSLAYQAHQGKDYVEAVHNKDQLISALRQKNYDNLNQNENIEIINGEASFLSDHEIQVKDAGETRIVAADKIFINTGAETIIPTIDGIQNSKFVYTSTSIMDLKELPTKLAIIGGGYIGLEFASIYSQFGSQVTVLEGSSRFIPKEDRDVADAVLQTFTKKNIAVKLNAKVTGLKDVSDGTVISFTIDGAVQELKVDAVLVATGRKPNTQGLNLEAAGVEVTDRGAIKVDSTLRTTVPHIWALGDVKGGLQFTYISLDDYRIVRNDLFGDHSHTAKDRDVVPYSVFIDPPLSRVGLSEEAAAEQGLEIKVAKLPTAAIPRARLINETEGFLKAIVDAKTNKILGATLYCAESSEVINIVSMAIQTGQSFTFLRDHIFTHPTMSEALNDLFAQIKE, encoded by the coding sequence ATGAACAAGTTCGACGCTATTATTATAGGTTTCGGTAAAGGTGGAAAGACTCTTGCCACAGAACTAGCTAATCGAAAATGGAAAGTAGCAGTGATTGAACGATCTAAAGAAATGTACGGTGGAACTTGTATTAACATCGCCTGTATCCCTACGAAATCCTTAGCTTATCAAGCCCATCAAGGCAAAGATTATGTAGAAGCGGTCCATAATAAGGATCAGCTTATTTCAGCTCTACGCCAGAAAAATTACGATAATCTAAATCAGAATGAAAATATAGAGATCATCAATGGAGAAGCTTCGTTCTTATCGGATCACGAAATTCAAGTGAAGGATGCCGGGGAAACGCGGATCGTAGCAGCCGACAAGATCTTCATTAATACAGGTGCTGAGACCATCATCCCTACTATTGACGGGATACAAAATAGTAAATTCGTCTATACCAGCACGTCAATTATGGATCTTAAGGAACTCCCAACTAAACTAGCCATCATTGGAGGTGGTTATATCGGTTTGGAATTCGCTTCGATTTACAGTCAATTCGGTTCACAGGTTACAGTGCTGGAGGGTTCCTCGAGATTCATTCCTAAAGAAGATCGAGATGTCGCAGACGCCGTGCTCCAAACCTTTACCAAAAAGAACATTGCGGTCAAACTGAATGCTAAGGTTACAGGACTGAAGGACGTAAGTGATGGAACAGTCATCTCCTTTACTATAGATGGTGCTGTGCAAGAGTTGAAAGTCGATGCTGTTCTGGTTGCTACAGGTAGAAAACCAAACACCCAGGGATTAAATTTAGAAGCAGCCGGTGTCGAAGTGACAGATCGGGGCGCCATTAAGGTGGACTCTACCCTTAGAACTACCGTTCCCCATATATGGGCACTCGGCGATGTGAAGGGCGGATTACAGTTTACCTATATCTCATTAGATGATTATAGAATTGTACGAAATGATCTCTTCGGCGATCATTCCCATACCGCAAAGGACCGCGACGTTGTTCCATACAGCGTATTCATTGATCCCCCGCTCTCCAGAGTAGGATTAAGTGAAGAAGCAGCAGCCGAACAAGGACTAGAAATTAAAGTGGCTAAATTGCCTACAGCAGCTATTCCACGCGCCCGCCTAATCAATGAAACCGAAGGCTTCCTGAAAGCAATCGTGGATGCAAAAACCAATAAAATTCTGGGAGCTACATTGTACTGTGCGGAGTCCAGTGAAGTCATTAACATCGTGAGTATGGCTATACAAACAGGGCAAAGCTTCACTTTTTTGAGAGATCATATCTTTACTCACCCTACGATGAGCGAAGCCCTAAATGATTTGTTCGCACAAATCAAAGAATAG